One Dioscorea cayenensis subsp. rotundata cultivar TDr96_F1 chromosome 19, TDr96_F1_v2_PseudoChromosome.rev07_lg8_w22 25.fasta, whole genome shotgun sequence genomic window, ACGAGATGAAGGGGAAGGTCGGTTAGGTCTCGGCAGTGGAGGTGGTCCTGGTGAAGGAGGGTCTTTTAGTATTCCTTCCAAAGTAAATGCATTACCTGTGCCTGTTGCAGCTGCTAAATGTGGTGGATTTTTCACAATGGCGCTGACTTCAGATGGCCAAGTTTGGAATTGGGGAGGTGAGAACTTGAAAACATTCCAAACTTCCAGCTCAGGCACATTTTATTAAGCCAATCCTGATTAATTTGGATCCAACTCAAATATAACAAGAACCAAAATTTATCTTGAGTTTACCTGGCTTATGTTGTGATATGACTCTCCTGCTTTTGTAGCAAATTCAAATTATGAACTAGGGAGGGGTGATAACAAAAGTGATTGGAGGCCACAACTTATTCGTAGCCTTCAAGATGCTCGTATTATTCAAGTGGCCTGTGGTGGTTACCATTCTTTGGCATTAACTGGTAAAGTGGTTAAGATGTCCTTTTAATGGTTCAACAAATGCACAGAGCAGTACCTAAATTGTACTTGTAAAATATACCATGTTTCGACCTTGGCACTTATAGATACTCAGATTTGAATTTAACTTGTGTCAGATAAAGGTGAGGTTTTTTCTTGGGGCCATGGAGGTCAAGGTCAATTGGGACATGGTTCTCGTCAGAATGAGAAAGTCCCATTAGttattgaggcattggctcacaAGCGCATAACATATATTGCCTGTGGTGGTTCATCTTCAGCTGCTGTTGCAGGTATGAGCTGTATTATATTATaagacattttttttatgtgtttcagGCTGACTTTGAACATATGTTTAACTCAACCAAGTTATTGGCATGTCTTCATTCTATTGGGACACATTATGGTTGAGATTCTGATGTCATACTAATCATTATTTTGCTGCTTAAAAACTTCATCTGAAATTACAAAATGAGGGAGAAGGAGAGAAACCATAATAAAAGTTGGAAGCTAGCCTGGGCCATTGAACTGGCACAAGTTAAAAGTACCAAACCTTCAAAAATATGTTACATAGGTAATGTCATGTCAAATGCAAACCATGTTAACTGGTGCAGCTCTAATATCTTAAAAGGCAAATGTGTCATTCAACCAAATGCAAACCATGTTACTTGCTGCAGACCTACTGCTCAAAAGGTGAAAGTATCAAATGTAGGAAGAGAATGAGATTCTGAAAGCAAGTCACTTGGTTAAATTCATTGATTTGCTTTGAAattctttcatattttaatGATGTGAAACATGGCATAAAGTTTCACTTTCCATCTTCAAGAAACACAGTTTATTATTCATCATGACAAGAATTCTTCCGATCATTTCTCCATAATTTTTGGAAATATCAGATGACGGGAAGTTGTTCATGTGGGGAAACTCAAGAGATTGCCAATTAGGTGTTCCCGGGCTTCCTGACTCACAGCTCCTGCCTGTTGAAGTGCAGTTCCTTACAGAGGACGAAGAATTAGGTCCTCATAATGTAATATCAGTTGCACTCGGTGCATCACACACAATGTGCCTGGTTTCGAGACAATGACAAGAACAGTGAAGAAATCTAAGCTGAAATTTGTGGATGCAATGCTCATAATTAACAAAGAGTCCACTTCCCTGCTGGTTAAATGCAGAGGTACATTTTCAGGAGAGCATTGTTACATATAATGCCATAAAGCTGGTCTTTGAGCTCTTGGATTATGCCTTATTTATAAGTGCTAGTCATTCTCTCTTTTGATAGATAAGAGCTTTCGGTTTTTCGGGACTGTTGCATAAGGCTTCATTTTTGACAGATAATGAGGAATCACATGCTTATGTTTCAAAGAGAagctggtttttttttctttccagtTCACCAGCACTGGAACTTTTACTGTACTTGAGAATTTCAGATCATGTTCATTGTGTCATATTGACTGAGCTGAGTTGGAAGAACATAGGAGAAGAAAGTTACATTGATTCTTTTGGGTCATTATGTGCTTCTTTCCTCATCTAATCTTTAACTTTTAATCTGAAGCCTTGAGTGGATTTATCTGTGTTGAAACATGGCGCATGAGACATGTGAATTTAGGCTACGACCTTAAAACAAGGAGAAAGTTTCTAAtgacttgatttttttatgataaaagaaattaaatttcataaaaaaatcaatgttttattttatcacTTTAGAGCacttgccattttttttttattgaaaatgactTAGGTGAAATTAGGTAGATGTAGTGTAGTTCACCATTGGATATTTGACACGACATTATAggaaagttattatatttttatatatatttgggacACGTGTAATAATGTCAATGGTGAACTACACTGATTACACCTATTTAATTTTACCTAAgtcattcttatttttattccgGTATTCATATTCAAACCACTTGCATAATCTTCTTATGATTACATGCTGAATATATGATATACTTTAAATTGTAAATTtggaatatgtatatatatattttaataacttGGAATATATTCACTCCATTTCtcttaaaataatatttctatacattttcattttcacacaTGAATATTTCCTTGAAAGCAAACATGATTgctattgtatatatatatatataaacaaaaagtaattttttgaaAGAACAAATGACAGCTAATGTGGCAATCCCTCCATTGCCACAATATATAGTAATAATGCAACCtcaataaatagaataataaattaaatttgtaatGCATTAAGAACACAATATATGCATTTACATCTCTGGACATAAACACATacaacacacaaacacacacacacacacacacagagagagagagagagagagagagagagagagatgccattagaaaaacaaaaaggagtAAAAAGAGAGGAagggaaaaaagagaagagaagaagcttCCCAGTGTCATACACAATAAATAACAgtactgatatatatatatatatatatatatatatatccttaaaCCTTTTCCTTTCCCTCCTTCCCTCCCTCCCTCTTTTTCTCAAATCCAAAGCTATCTATCCAATACTCCCAAACAGAATCCAAGGTGCTTTTCATGCAGTCTCTCAGTCCCACCTTGCCTACTTCTAACACCAGAGAAGCTTCCTCGAGAACAGTACTCCTTGATATGCTCACTGTTCCTCcatcttttctttcatttctctcTCACCAATAAAGCTCtctaactctctctctctctctctctctctctccaaaaCAAAAGTGCTAGCTAGAGAAACATATGAGAAACATATGAGAATTGAAAcaatccttatatatatatatatatatatgtatgtatgtatgtatgtatatatagagtTGCAGGACTTACAGATTATTTAATGTAGATAGACTTTCAGAGGGAAGTGCAAGTCCAgtagagagaaaagagaaaggagcTAGCATGAGATACTCCCTGTCGGCTACCTTATTGTAAAAGAAACAGCTAACCAATGAGGCTTCCTACATATACATCCTtctgctttctttctttctttctttctttctttctttctttctttatttattattcccaatgatatatagatagatagcaATGGATCTGCATGGTTTTCAGCACCATTTTCCATGCATTTAATTCTCCAAAGCTTTGTGACTGACAATGATGAGAGTAACTGACTTGCAGCAACTAACTTCAAAAGCTTGCTTGCATCAATAAGCTTTACAGCAATGGTGAAGATGTAAAGGAAGTGAAACACATCAACAAGTTCTTAATTTCTCACAGTTATTGGTTAAATTTAGAGGTCTAACTGGATAATAAGACTTATATATGTTCTGTGTATATACGTAcgtacatatattatatatgtatatatatacacacctgTATCTTCTTTACTACTTTCAAGATGattaaagaaaaagtaaaacacaGCAAGGCTCACATgataacaaaaaaagaagagagacaAAGAGACTAATAATAAGCTTCATGAATGCATGAAGATACATGAAAAGCAAAACTAAATAAATGCATGCAAATTAAACAACTCCATTTAAGCATGCAAGAGTTGCAAGTTGTTTTACATGGATGAGTTAATTAAACTCAGCAACAAAAccagaagaaaacaaaaaaaaaagagtccaTTCCATGAATTACCTTCTCATGGTCTCAATCACACTAGTCATCCTTAATTGTTAAACCCTAATGAACTGCTTGTAATGCTCCCACAAGTCACTTATTTTGAAGCATGTTAATTAAACTTGTAAACAAAAACACTACCATGCTCTACATCAAAGTTAGCTCACCCATGAGATATGTTTCTTGTATGAGATAAAGTTCCACCTCTGATCATAGGATTAAGAGGAACCCGTCTCGGAGACGGCCTTTCGAGCTTTGATGAGCCCTCGAACTTCTTTTCTCCACTACTATCACCGGAAATCATCGGTTTAGTCTCATAAACATCAGTTATTGAATCCATATCGATACCAGAATCCATAACAGATGGTGCAATTTGAAGTTGATCACTCTTAGATGGTTCTTCTTGAGATCCCATGCATGTTGAACCTGAGCCAAGTTCTTGAAGGCGAAGATCATCGGTCCAAATCATCGGACTTTTGCCATTTGATAAGTAAGGATTTGGTCTCTTTTTGCCAATGCAAATGCTGGTGTCACTGGTTTGCAAGAATCCATCAAGAGATGCATGTTGATGCATGTCAAGATGATCAGTGGAGCCGAACAAATGGagatcttgaagagaagggaagCTCAATGGAGAGCCTAAATCCTTCAAGTTGTTTATATCCACAACTCCTTGATGTCCTAAACCTTTGTAAGGTGATCCTCCTCCTGCCATGCTATTTTCTCCTGCTAATGTTTGGCAGGCTTTCTCCAATATGCTTTGCATGTACTTCCCTTGAGCTTCAATCCTCATTTGAAGGTGTTTTTGCACCTATATATTATAAGTTAATATTCACAAACAAAGTTGATTAAGAGAAGCCATGAATGAAATGTGGGAGATTTAATTACTGAAAAAATAAGAAggcaaaattaattatttaattacctCTAGTTGTTCATGTAATCTTCTTTGCACTTCCATCTGCATACGAATTGCTTCAGTGATATGAACATTCCTGCTATATAATTTACAGTCAGTAAAATCACTTAACAGATGAGAAGAAATactatacataaataaatatatatatatgtatgtatttaatttatcaccagctctttttattttctctgaaaaagaaataattggaATATCATGAGCTTACTCATTCATGGTGCGACCCatcatagaagaagaagaagccatgTTTCTTTGCAGCTCTAGTGCAGTAGCTACACATCATCAGAAGCAAAGAAACATGCACATAAGAAAACTGGTTAAAaataagtgtatatatatatgtagctaGATATAGATAGTtatatattataagattttgGTTCTCTTACCATCTTTAACTGAATGATCATTGAATTCCTTGTGTGGTTGTTTTCCTAGCCTGAACTTCTATATATTAAGAGAACAAGCAAGCATGactaaatatatatgattaacaTCAAGAACTCTTATGAAACCCTAACTATGTATAAGTgcaacaaaatatatatgtacacacacacacctGAAGATGGCTCTTGAGATGATAAAGAGTGAGCCCTTTGACACCCATAACTCTCATGATAGTCTTCGGTGTTGCTTCtataaaaccaaaacaagatACATACTTCTtatcatcatcaacatatatatatatatacttcaaaatccaagaagaagaagaagaagaagaagaagaagaagaagaataggaagaggaagaggagatgTACTATCAGGGCCTCCAAGCTGAGTTACTGCATCGACAAAGCGATCATGAAGTTCGACAGTCCACCGAAGACGAGGCTTAGGATCAGTAGTGAGAACAAGGCCAGAGTCACCTTGAACACACATAGGTCTTTCATGAGAATTCATAGTTGGCTTCTTGGAATGGAACATTCTCTGATCCCTAGCCTGCTTCTCTAATTCCCTTCTTTCTCTCTTATCTCTCACCCGCTATCGAATTGAAAGAGATTCAAGAACAAAAGGATAGCATATATGTGAAGGAATACGGTGCGTTTTCTCTAGagaagtagtagtagtagtagtaatacTAGTTTAATTAGATAGCTCTCATCTGAACTTACTCTCTCTTCTCTcaacttctctctctctttctctctttctctctcttgtaAAGCTTTGATTTCTTATTCCTACCCTGGATATAAACTCCACCGACTTCTATTTCTCCTTtgccaaaaagaaacatagagaGAGAAGACAAGAGAGAGACGATGATATTCTTCTGGTGATCACCATGAGCTACCTTAATTTCCAAAATATGCAAAATATGCaaaatatgagagagagagagagagagagagcaattGAGACTCTCATGCAGTCATCCTGTACTAGTATTCCAAGtgcacctctctctctctttttcttttgtggaTGGTGCACTTCTCTTCttctatatatttttgcatggttagcacacactcaaaAACAACACAGTCTTATTATTTTCTGTCTTTACCTCCATATAAAAATACTACATATAtacctgtatatatatatatatattgctttaaGTAATTGATTCAGAGGAGtgaatctaattaattaaagaacTGCTCACactcataaatatatatgagtgaatgatgataattaattgtgtttgaAACATTAATTAACCATGGATTCAAGATTATGCAATTAAGTGGTTAATTGGACATATACTTAAGatcatatcattaattaattaattggtaaataaataaataaaaagtgagTACATTGGGTGGAGCCAATTGATGGGTATGGGCTGCAATGGGTGCGTGGGGGACCTCTCTTTGTTCTAAAGATTGTAGGGGCTCAATCCAAAGTCTTTTGTGGAATAGAAGATTGTCTCTCCCACTCCCAGTCCCATGCATACCTCATCAAAGCATTTCCCATCACCTCTCTAGTCTCTTCTAAATTCTAATCCTTACAAAATACTAATATTGCCCCCACTCTCTATCAACTTATTATCTCAACACTTATGTGGCCCCCATTTCTcttcaaaaagataaaaagaagatgagtgagaACAACATAAAGtctctctctcattctctctctctccttctacTGTTTGTGCCTCTGTGTATAAATATTCTAGAGAGCTATTAAGAAGAAAGTGAAAGACTTACTCATCTCTTCTTGCAGGGAATAGATGCTTTCTTCTTTgacaattaaacaaagattcTCATGTAATATGACTAATATCTGATACAGTActatttaatatgtatataaatgagTTTACTATAAGTATTCAGTCTTACAGAagtgtattatattttttgataaatattatcatatatgGTAATTACTTACTATTATAATAATGAGCatgttcttcattttttttttttaattatttgatatttagcTTGAAATTAATTCATGCATGTGTACTTGTGATTAATCATACTCTAGTCATGTGTTGGAGCCTTTTAATTCTACGTACATGCTCAAGAATTTTCTTGGAAAGAGACTTAACAAAGTGAGCTTGTGAAAAGTGAGAAAGTTATTATGGTCACAATTATAACAATCCAACTTTAACACATACATGCAGTTTCCTTGTCATAATATAAAGTATGAATGAGATGGTGCTTAAATTGTGACAATATTATTTGGcacatttttcatataaaaagcttcatcaaagagtttgaaacaaatttatatatatatatatatatatacagcaaGCATTAGATTCGATGGTGTTCAAGTATAACACTATTTGCACATATAATGTTCACGTAAACAAGTTTCATGAAAGACAATTGGAAGAAATTGTAGATTTTCAAAgggttaaaaagaaaagaaaagataaggaaAGATTAGATATTATGaaggtttaattaattatgaatattTCCATatcttaaatataatataacattaaACAATAGTTAATGTTATATATAACAGAGGCCGCctagaaaaatattaaagaaaaaaaaaagggggggaAAGATTAGATTAGATTAAGCGGGCAGAGATTCCTTAAGAAAATGCACGTGCGACGCGGTGTCGCACTTGTAAAATACCGCTGCAAAGTTAGGGTTTAACTTTTAGTTGTTCATTTAacatcaaatcaaattcaaagcCATCTTAGCTTAAATTTCAAGCACGCCCACATATGCCTGAGATGCTCTTCAAGAATGATTCtttttcgcttttatttatttatttttaattaaaaaataattaagtatgATTTGTAGTCAAGCCCTTGTCTTCGTCGCTAAGAATATCAAAATCACTAGATTTAGAATTTCAAaatgttacaaataaaaaaataaaattggagaaTGATATCATAAACTTGTATATATGAGTTCACAGTCAACATCCAAAAATAACATAGTTTATAgggtgttttaaaaaaaaagggtagaATACTCATATTAATTCCTATACTCTTTTCACTTTGCTCTTTTAGTCCTCCTATTTCAATTTAAGCCTttttaatccctctactttttgaaTGAGTGCAATCAAGTCTCCCATATACACTTTGAACATAccaattactaatttttattactcaTATATTCtatgaattatataaaaaataaaaaaatttatattatttcccTGAATTGTGTATATTACAATGATTATTATGAATGAATTGTgtagtatattaattatttttataattagaaCAGtcttaggtgatttgattgcaCTCATTCAAAGAGCAAAATGAttgaaaaaacttaaaattaaagtaGGAAGATAAAagggtaaaataaaataagtacaaaGACTAACATGGATATTCTActtttaaaaaacacaaaatctaTCGtatgatatttaataaatatctgtgaaaaaaaaattatatgaattataaggtggattcttatatatatatatatatatattgtacatGTTTACACGAGCTGAGGAAGACCAAGAATAACCTCTTTTATCATCTTTGCCAATGTTGTCCATTGCTCAACAATATCTATTGTACTTTTGTTTTCGTACCTTGAAGGTACACCTTGTGAcctaatatttttcattcattataATGAAACTATGAAATTTCCACTTgtgtataataaaaaagaaattaaaagatcTTCGTTGGATTATTATGGCTTTGTCAAAGAGGACAAGTTTGAACACCACTTGCAAGCAGTCAAAATCATCTACTTGAAGCTAAGTTCACACTGAACCACTAGATAACACTAGTGACATTTTCACAAAAGTGTTCTCATTTCACCTAAAATTTGCTAATGGGGATGGTAGGACAGTGATGTTGCAATAGTTTGAAAGGTAAATGAATTTGCCAAATCCAGTGCTTTAGaaagattaaattaatttatattatattatgtttcatACCTTCCTTtgctttttgtctttttagcaTTTATTGCCAAGAGAAAGACCTCTTCCTCCCAAGTCAAAAGATCTAGAGTGGTCATAGACTCATAGCATTAGAACTTTATTTTACCCActaaatattgtttatattttaaaaaggacCCCGCAGCATGCACTGTTTGAtgtattagttttaattgctaATATGTAGACCAAGAAGGATGGTAAGTAAATGTTTCACTTATCACCTTTGCCAGAAAGATGATAACCATTTCTCTTACCAAATGGCAGGTTGAAGAATTAATTCTACaccttataaattaataaaaaataaataaacaaaaaataaaaataaataaactagaggataaatcaaaattaaagaaatagagcagaaaacatgataaatgcatgttaaaataacaaaaaaaaaagccatcATGCTTTGAATCCTACACAACCTAGAgttttaaagcaaaaaaaaaaaaaaaccagacgTGATGCTTTTAACAAACTAAATGTCTCATGCTCTCATAACTGcatattaaataaagaaaaaaagaaaaaaagaaaaagagaaaactgGTTGGaattagaaaaacaagaaacacaTTAATCANNNNNNNNNNNNNNNNNNNNNNNNNNNNNNNNNNNNNNNNNNNNNNNNNNNNNNNNNNNNNNNNNNNNNNNNNNNNNNNNNNNNNNNNNNNNNNNNNNNNNNNNNNNNNNNNNNNNNNNNNNNNNNNNNNNNNNNNNNNNNNNNNNNNNNNNNNNNNNNNNNNNNNNNNNNNNNNNNNNNNNNNNNNNNNNNNNNNNNNNNNNNNNNNNNNNNNNNNNNNNNNNNNNNNNNNNNNNNNNNNNNNNNNNNNNNNNNNNNNNNNNNNNNNNNNNNNNNNNNNNNNNNNNNNNNNNNNNNNNNNNNNNNNNNNNNNNNNNNNNNNNNNNNNNNNNNNNNNNNNNNNNNNNNNNNNNNNNNNNNNNNNNNNNNNNNNNNNNNNNNNNNNNNNNNNNNNNNNNNNNNNNNNNNNNNNNNNNNNNNNNNNNNNNNNNNNNNNNNNNNNNNNNNNNNNNNNNNNNNNNNNNNNNNNNNNNNNNNNNNNNNNNNNNNNNNNNNNNNNNNNNNNNNNNNNNNNNNNNNNNNNNNNNNNNNNNNNNNNNNNNNNNNNNNNNNNNNNNNNNNNNNNNNNNNNNNNNNNNNNNNNNNNNNNNNNNNNNNNNNNNNNNNNNNNNNNNNNNNNNNNNNNNNNNNNNNNNNNNNNNNNNNNNNNNNNNNNNNNNNNNNNNNNNNNNNNNNNNNNNNNNNNNNNNNNNNNNNNNNNNNNNNNNNNNNNNNNNNNNNNNNNNNNNNNNNNNNNNNNNNNNNNNNNNNNNNNNNNNNNNNNNNNNNNNNNNNNNNNNNNNNNNNNNNNNNNNNNNNNNNNNNNNNNNNNNNNNNNNNNNNNNNNNNNNNNNNNNNNNNNNNNNNNNNNNNNNNNNNNNNNNNNNNNNNNNNNNNNNNNNNNNNNNNNNNNNNNNNNNNNNNNNNNNNNNNNNNNNNNNNNNNNNNNNNNNNNNNNNNNNNNNNNNNNNNNNNNNNNNNNNNNNNNNNNNNNNNNNNNNNNNNNNNNNNNNNNNNNNNNATAAAGGTTTTAGATAAGATCAAAAGAGCAATGCCAGTGGACGGTTACTTAGGATAGTTTGTTACCACCATGCATACATTACATGTATATGAATGCAGATAATTAGATATCCATGACTCACATGTGAGACTACATGCTCCTTGTGATGGGAACCAAGAGAAGCTACATTTGGTTtccattttctaatttttgattAGTGATgtcttgaaatatatattttattttatttcgcattagaaattattgatttttgtcattatttttttaataaatgtaatttttatcaTGTACTACTCTGTgatgacattttatttttataaaagaaaataattgttttttttttttacattatgaATAGAACATCCGCAAGTTGTTATACTACAACTATGTAtgcacttttatttaaaaaataatatttattttttaaaattttatattttagaagaGGGAGGTTGGTTGGGAGaggagaaaataataaattaagttggTTTTGAGGTTTGACTATTTAAATtggtattcaatttttttttattaatctaattttaatttaattaattaaaataaaataacccaGGTAGCACACATGGGAtgacaaatcaaatttaaatcaaaacatatcCCACATGaggaattaaaatataaaaagaataattatataaaaataataagacagAAAAATGATCAGTAAAAAGATAGATACaaatatagtattttatatataaaaatcaaatatgagtGATAATGAATGTgagatttttggtttttcaacGACAAGTATTAAAAATTTGGttgaataataaattatgatttattcatttttctcaaaaataataataataatggtcaAATTAATGCATGTCTTAATAAGTAGTGAGTTGTAAGAAACCAATTTAAAAAgattgaaaagaagaagaaaaagtacaAGTGGTTCAATTTTTCAACATCAATCCTGattgaaaggaaaaagaaatatataaacaaaaataatagtgaTAGTAATAAAAGTAGCCGACAAAgagatttgaaaaagaaaaaccctcttttcttacaatatctttttaaattattcattcACTTGCTGATGTAAAGGGAGTCTGttacattcaaataaaacaataaaaattaatacataaatatattgttCTATGGTCGTTgtaatctttttcattttctcagtTTATCCACCTGTTTCTTAGTCATTAATCCAGCCAGTGAATTTAATGGTCTGATTTTTTATGGCagtaaaaatttgaaatgataTGTTAATTTGAAACAATATGTGATTGGATGACTAGTCATATTCTTGTAGAGAAGAATTAGTGATTGGGACAAGTcctttttcaaatcataaactTATCCACCAATCATTCAAATAGGCAACTCAATAAATTAATCTCGTTTAACATGAATAGAATCATTCTGAAAGATTGAAACCATAAACGTGAGAGTCAAAAATCCACATGCAAAACAACAAAACAGGCGGAAGAGAGAATCAACATAAGAATAGTAATAAatagtttttctcttttttaaataaatcacacctttgttaaaaacataacaaatggTACAGATAAATGaaacttaagaaaaaaatagtcgAAACAAACAAAACAGGAGTATAGATATGAGAACAAATCCATTAAAGTTTATTTGGGTATACTCAATCTCTATAAATAATGTAGATGTGTTGATTACGTTCTGTTGAACATGAAAGGATGTTGTATCTAGAGACAACTCAAACTTGACTTTGGATTTAGTATTATTAGTCCTTCTAAACGAAGCTTGACAtccgtgtgtgtatatatatattacaaataacaAGCAACATATTactgaaaggaaaaataaattgaaaggcTTCACTATAACATGCCCactatgctatttttttttttttttactaaggATACTGGGTTTGGTTAGGCTTGTAATTAAATGTGTGCCTGCACAGAAGAGCTTTTTTAAGTATATGGTTTTATCAACTGGTAACAGAGAGTATATTTAACACCACACATTCTCACTCTTTTCGAGAGCAGGAGAAGTTGAACTCACATTTCACCAATGTAAAAAGAACTCTAACATCGGTATGCACCCTTTAGTACTATGCTAAAtctttgcaaaaaaaataaaaaaaataaaaatcaagtatgGTTGCATATACTGGTAGcgctttttaaatttaactgatatgttaaattcataaaaataatgttgaaatATGCCCATCGTGTATAGATATCTGTATGGCAAACAAAAGGGAGGCTGATGTTTTAAGAATTATAGAacttacaattatatatatatatatatatatatatatagataaagaaTTGAAGAAATTGTTAATTAGCAATCTAATCCACTAATTCATGCACCAAAATACTAGTATACAATCATTCACAGTTTGCATGACAagaacaacattaaaaaaataaaataaatgtcatGAAAGATAAGTGACACTCGAGAACGagacaatagcatgtaaaataaTTTGGAATTCCATGTATTTGCAACTACAAAGATTTTCTTAAAATc contains:
- the LOC120250321 gene encoding RCC1 domain-containing protein RUG3, mitochondrial isoform X2, with protein sequence MEVGRGYGGFGALGHSVYHRELLPRLVHGSWSGKISHLATSGAHTAAITESGELYTWGRDEGEGRLGLGSGGGPGEGGSFSIPSKVNALPVPVAAAKCGGFFTMALTSDGQVWNWGANSNYELGRGDNKSDWRPQLIRSLQDARIIQVACGGYHSLALTDKGEVFSWGHGGQGQLGHGSRQNEKVPLVIEALAHKRITYIACGGSSSAAVADDGKLFMWGNSRDCQLGVPGLPDSQLLPVEVQFLTEDEELGPHNVISVALGASHTMCLVSRQ
- the LOC120283354 gene encoding myb family transcription factor IPN2-like isoform X1: MFHSKKPTMNSHERPMCVQGDSGLVLTTDPKPRLRWTVELHDRFVDAVTQLGGPDKATPKTIMRVMGVKGLTLYHLKSHLQKFRLGKQPHKEFNDHSVKDATALELQRNMASSSSMMGRTMNDRNVHITEAIRMQMEVQRRLHEQLEVQKHLQMRIEAQGKYMQSILEKACQTLAGENSMAGGGSPYKGLGHQGVVDINNLKDLGSPLSFPSLQDLHLFGSTDHLDMHQHASLDGFLQTSDTSICIGKKRPNPYLSNGKSPMIWTDDLRLQELGSGSTCMGSQEEPSKSDQLQIAPSVMDSGIDMDSITDVYETKPMISGDSSGEKKFEGSSKLERPSPRRVPLNPMIRGGTLSHTRNISHG
- the LOC120283354 gene encoding myb family transcription factor IPN2-like isoform X2; this encodes MFHSKKPTMNSHERPMCVQGDSGLVLTTDPKPRLRWTVELHDRFVDAVTQLGGPDKATPKTIMRVMGVKGLTLYHLKSHLQKFRLGKQPHKEFNDHSVKDATALELQRNMASSSSMMGRTMNENVHITEAIRMQMEVQRRLHEQLEVQKHLQMRIEAQGKYMQSILEKACQTLAGENSMAGGGSPYKGLGHQGVVDINNLKDLGSPLSFPSLQDLHLFGSTDHLDMHQHASLDGFLQTSDTSICIGKKRPNPYLSNGKSPMIWTDDLRLQELGSGSTCMGSQEEPSKSDQLQIAPSVMDSGIDMDSITDVYETKPMISGDSSGEKKFEGSSKLERPSPRRVPLNPMIRGGTLSHTRNISHG